One Maribacter cobaltidurans genomic window carries:
- a CDS encoding ferritin-like domain-containing protein has translation MKYSEKISNRLNDLLTRTYDAEKGYKLAQDKVDNPTVKKFLADKVQQRYNFGHELKKEIQTFGELPDKGGSIKGDLHRTWMNFTTTFTSDDTERILEEVERGEKASLEEYNEILNDDDMVLAPSTENMLIKHRNEIKEALNNAKTYEEAVS, from the coding sequence ATGAAGTATTCAGAAAAAATTTCAAATAGATTAAACGACTTACTAACCAGAACATACGATGCCGAGAAAGGCTATAAACTGGCACAAGATAAGGTGGACAATCCAACCGTAAAGAAATTCTTGGCCGATAAAGTGCAGCAGCGCTATAATTTTGGCCATGAGCTAAAAAAGGAGATACAGACCTTTGGCGAATTACCGGACAAAGGCGGAAGCATCAAAGGAGACTTACACAGGACTTGGATGAATTTCACTACTACTTTCACCAGTGATGATACCGAAAGGATATTGGAGGAAGTTGAAAGAGGGGAAAAAGCAAGTTTGGAAGAGTACAATGAAATCCTAAACGACGATGACATGGTACTTGCACCTTCCACTGAAAATATGCTAATAAAGCATAGAAACGAGATTAAGGAAGCATTGAACAATGCCAAGACATATGAAGAGGCAGTCTCCTAA
- a CDS encoding 30S ribosomal protein S16 → MPVKIRLQRHGKKGKPFYWVVAADSRAKRDGKFLEKLGIYNPNTNPATIELDVDSSVKWLQNGAQPTDTAKAILSYKGVLLKRHLLGGVAKGALTEEQVEEKFNAWVAEKEAAIDAKKGGLDKAKEEAKAKALAAEKEINEKRAAEAAAAELPETPEGESAEEEVEAVEEAPEVPEEAPAAPEMKEEEAPKEGE, encoded by the coding sequence ATGCCAGTTAAGATTAGATTACAGAGACACGGTAAGAAAGGTAAACCATTTTATTGGGTGGTTGCCGCCGATTCAAGAGCCAAACGTGATGGTAAATTCTTGGAAAAATTAGGAATCTACAATCCTAATACAAACCCAGCTACTATAGAATTGGATGTTGATAGTTCCGTTAAATGGTTACAGAACGGTGCGCAGCCAACAGATACTGCAAAAGCGATTCTTTCTTATAAAGGAGTTCTTTTGAAGAGACATTTGTTGGGAGGTGTTGCCAAGGGGGCCTTGACCGAGGAGCAGGTAGAAGAAAAATTCAACGCTTGGGTAGCTGAAAAAGAAGCTGCAATCGATGCCAAAAAAGGTGGATTGGATAAGGCAAAAGAAGAAGCCAAGGCAAAAGCATTGGCTGCTGAAAAGGAGATAAATGAGAAGAGAGCTGCCGAAGCTGCGGCCGCAGAACTTCCTGAAACTCCGGAAGGTGAAAGTGCGGAGGAAGAGGTAGAGGCTGTTGAGGAAGCTCCTGAGGTTCCAGAAGAGGCTCCTGCCGCTCCTGAAATGAAAGAGGAGGAAGCTCCTAAAGAAGGAGAATAG
- the rimM gene encoding ribosome maturation factor RimM (Essential for efficient processing of 16S rRNA): MQKEDCFYLGKIVSKYSFKGEVLVKLDTDDPEIYENMESVFISLGNNLVPFFILRCRLHKSNLLRIDFEEVKNESDADRIMRCDLYLPLTMLPKLTGNKFYYHEVIGFSVLDDVHGDIGVIEGVNDTTSQALFEIKKGDKQLLIPINDEIIKKVDRQGKTISVTTPEGLVDLYLS; this comes from the coding sequence ATGCAAAAGGAAGATTGTTTCTACCTAGGCAAGATCGTTTCAAAATATAGTTTTAAAGGTGAGGTACTGGTAAAGCTGGATACCGATGACCCTGAGATATACGAAAATATGGAATCAGTATTTATTTCATTGGGAAATAATCTGGTTCCATTTTTTATTCTACGCTGTAGACTTCATAAATCCAACCTGCTTCGAATAGACTTTGAGGAGGTAAAGAACGAATCCGATGCTGATCGGATCATGAGATGCGACCTTTACCTACCCTTGACCATGCTCCCTAAACTTACCGGGAACAAGTTTTATTATCATGAGGTCATTGGTTTTTCCGTTTTGGATGATGTCCATGGGGATATTGGGGTAATCGAAGGTGTAAACGATACTACTTCCCAAGCGCTCTTTGAAATAAAAAAAGGGGACAAACAATTGTTAATCCCCATCAATGATGAAATTATCAAAAAAGTAGACCGGCAAGGCAAAACTATTTCCGTGACTACTCCAGAAGGCTTGGTAGACCTCTACCTTTCTTAA
- a CDS encoding sugar phosphate isomerase/epimerase family protein, with product MNNKKNIVSRRNFISSSAALAIGTTLIGPNIFGRNKLLNSPVPNSKIKGVQIGVITYSFRSMPDQSAEATLQYVLDSGINAIELMGDPAESFAGKPESSLDRRTLWGLMRSKREGTITTADEKRLTEMQEAMDIYNAKVATWRSQVSMDKFKELKKMYNDAGITIYAFKPNAFGKDNTDEEINYGFKAAKALGASHVTLEHPSDDEHTKKLGEMAAKHGIYVAYHGHTQQTPTFWDTALEQSKYNALNLDLGHFVAAGNEAPLEIMKEKHDHIKSMHVKDRQTPEHGQGNVVWGEGDTPLAEALQLMRDNGYSFPATIELEYEIPEGSDAIAEVKKCLAFAKEALEG from the coding sequence ATGAATAACAAAAAAAACATAGTTTCAAGACGAAACTTCATATCGAGTTCCGCCGCTTTAGCCATTGGGACAACACTTATAGGTCCAAATATTTTTGGCAGAAATAAGTTACTAAATTCACCTGTTCCAAACTCTAAAATAAAAGGGGTGCAAATTGGGGTAATTACGTATTCCTTTAGAAGTATGCCTGACCAAAGTGCAGAAGCTACGCTGCAATATGTATTGGATTCGGGCATTAACGCCATTGAATTAATGGGAGACCCCGCGGAATCCTTTGCCGGAAAACCCGAAAGCTCTTTGGATAGACGAACACTTTGGGGGTTAATGCGTTCCAAAAGAGAAGGAACCATAACAACAGCGGATGAAAAAAGGTTGACGGAAATGCAAGAGGCCATGGACATCTATAATGCGAAAGTGGCTACCTGGAGGTCTCAAGTTTCTATGGACAAGTTCAAGGAACTTAAGAAAATGTATAATGATGCCGGGATAACCATTTACGCATTCAAGCCCAATGCTTTTGGCAAGGACAATACCGATGAAGAAATAAACTATGGGTTCAAAGCCGCAAAGGCCCTAGGAGCATCCCATGTGACGTTGGAACACCCAAGTGATGACGAACACACGAAAAAATTAGGGGAAATGGCCGCGAAACATGGCATCTATGTTGCCTATCACGGACACACCCAACAAACACCAACTTTTTGGGACACAGCCTTGGAACAGTCCAAATACAATGCGCTCAACTTGGATTTAGGTCATTTTGTAGCAGCAGGTAATGAAGCTCCGCTTGAAATTATGAAGGAAAAACATGATCATATCAAGAGTATGCATGTAAAGGATAGACAAACGCCGGAACATGGCCAAGGTAATGTCGTATGGGGCGAGGGAGATACTCCTCTGGCAGAAGCACTTCAATTGATGCGCGATAATGGATATTCCTTTCCGGCCACAATAGAATTGGAATATGAGATTCCTGAAGGTTCCGATGCCATTGCGGAAGTAAAGAAATGCTTGGCATTTGCCAAAGAAGCATTGGAAGGTTAA
- a CDS encoding DUF7133 domain-containing protein, which translates to MKFYNQETNKQNPFHFVFFLPILIVCSLISCEPEKKEKVQDNVAEVISSMSDSLPIVALPEGADPEHEDWKGADLEPKEPVLPLYPEEEAKKFLLPDGYHIEPILTEPQIQQPGAISFDGNGRMFVLELRTYMLTADSDGTLEPTSRISRWEDVDNDGVYETGTVFVDSLIFPRFVLPYGKDAVLTMNSDEDNVYKFTDTDGDGKADTKELFTTNYGRSGNVEHQQAFMYYNMDNWLYSTYNAFRVRETPTGVIRENTGYNRAQWGVTHDDDGKVWFLGGASGLPSQFQQPVHYGNFKYEDNDNYAEGFEEPWGAPVLIGDLQEGMDRVRENNGGPKRVTGAAGNDIYRGDRLPKNLYGQLFYGEPVARIVRQVNPVVNEGITTLHNAFQNQKSEFLRSTDPLFRPVDMTTAPDGTLYITDMYHGIIQEGQWAQKGTYLRAKIEQYQLDKVIGLGRIWRITHDSKERDRTKPNMLNETPAQLVKHLEHPNGWWRDKAQQLIVLSQDRSIVPELEALVNNSDNMLARFHALWCLEGLGSLKEKMVEKLMDDPNPRMRIQAMRAGETLYKSGKKSLGDDYLNLLEDKNVDVALQAVLSAHILEVPSFDVALNKLLKSNSTKGIQTIGKQILEPKEVKNWWEVGNNQLTEAQKSSLEKGKVIFNELCVQCHGNDGKGTPVGDGLVMAPALSGSVRVQSHPEYVIKTVMHGLEGPLDGKTYPAGIMVGNKEQSDDWIASIVSYIRTNLSNEATLVSAEDVHNVRTKTEERNGPYVYNELMTSVPQLLVPSDDWNITASHSVPTRIGGRASPTSAFNFEGWSTGGNQEEGMWFQIEFPETMSISEIHYNSTPISRGWRPGSPPPLHTFPRGYRLETSMDGSTWKEIEKGEGEQADVSLIFDPVEAKFVRMSLTKNFGPQEDREIPWSMRQMKIYGASKKPVL; encoded by the coding sequence ATGAAATTTTACAACCAAGAAACCAACAAGCAAAACCCTTTCCATTTTGTCTTTTTTTTACCCATCCTTATCGTTTGTTCTTTAATAAGCTGTGAACCTGAAAAGAAAGAAAAGGTTCAGGATAACGTGGCGGAAGTTATTTCCTCCATGTCCGATTCGCTTCCTATTGTTGCCCTACCGGAAGGTGCAGACCCTGAGCATGAAGATTGGAAAGGAGCGGATCTGGAGCCCAAGGAACCAGTACTCCCATTATATCCAGAGGAAGAAGCCAAAAAGTTTTTATTGCCCGACGGATACCATATTGAACCCATTCTCACCGAACCCCAAATACAGCAACCCGGGGCGATTTCATTCGACGGTAACGGTCGCATGTTCGTTCTGGAACTACGCACCTATATGCTCACTGCCGATTCTGACGGAACTTTGGAACCTACCAGTAGGATTTCACGATGGGAGGACGTCGATAATGATGGTGTTTATGAAACGGGAACGGTCTTCGTAGACAGTCTTATTTTTCCACGATTTGTGTTACCCTATGGCAAGGATGCTGTGCTGACCATGAATTCGGACGAGGACAATGTGTATAAGTTCACCGATACCGATGGTGACGGTAAGGCTGATACAAAGGAACTTTTTACCACTAACTATGGACGCTCTGGAAATGTGGAACACCAACAGGCCTTTATGTATTACAATATGGATAATTGGCTATACAGCACCTATAACGCTTTTCGGGTACGGGAAACACCAACAGGGGTCATCCGTGAAAATACGGGGTATAACCGCGCGCAATGGGGCGTAACACACGATGATGACGGAAAAGTTTGGTTTTTGGGAGGTGCAAGTGGCCTACCGTCACAGTTTCAACAACCTGTACATTACGGAAACTTTAAATATGAAGATAATGACAACTATGCCGAAGGTTTTGAAGAACCTTGGGGTGCCCCGGTTTTAATCGGTGACCTGCAAGAGGGCATGGACCGTGTACGGGAAAATAATGGAGGACCTAAACGGGTTACGGGAGCAGCTGGAAATGATATTTATCGTGGTGACCGGTTACCAAAAAACTTGTATGGCCAGTTATTCTATGGAGAACCTGTTGCCCGTATCGTGCGCCAGGTAAATCCTGTGGTCAATGAAGGTATAACGACATTACATAATGCTTTTCAAAATCAAAAGTCGGAGTTTTTGAGATCGACAGATCCCTTGTTCCGTCCGGTAGATATGACGACCGCACCCGATGGCACCCTATATATTACCGATATGTACCATGGCATTATACAAGAAGGCCAGTGGGCACAAAAAGGCACGTATCTTCGTGCAAAAATTGAGCAGTACCAACTGGATAAGGTAATTGGGCTCGGACGAATCTGGCGTATTACCCATGATAGCAAGGAACGGGACAGAACCAAACCGAATATGCTCAATGAAACACCGGCCCAACTTGTAAAGCATTTGGAACACCCGAATGGTTGGTGGCGGGACAAGGCACAACAGTTGATTGTTTTGTCACAGGATAGGAGTATCGTTCCAGAACTTGAAGCTTTGGTTAACAACAGCGATAATATGTTGGCCCGTTTCCATGCCTTGTGGTGCTTGGAAGGCCTGGGTTCATTGAAAGAGAAAATGGTTGAAAAATTAATGGACGACCCTAATCCTAGAATGCGTATTCAGGCCATGCGTGCCGGGGAAACACTTTATAAGTCGGGCAAAAAATCGCTTGGAGACGATTATTTAAATTTACTTGAAGATAAAAATGTGGATGTGGCCTTACAGGCCGTTTTGTCGGCACACATCCTTGAAGTCCCATCCTTCGACGTTGCCCTTAATAAATTACTCAAGTCGAATTCGACCAAAGGAATACAGACTATTGGCAAACAGATATTAGAACCAAAAGAAGTCAAAAATTGGTGGGAAGTTGGCAATAATCAGCTTACCGAAGCCCAAAAGAGCAGCTTGGAAAAAGGAAAGGTCATCTTCAACGAACTCTGTGTACAATGTCATGGAAACGACGGCAAAGGAACACCGGTTGGAGATGGTTTGGTCATGGCACCTGCATTAAGTGGTTCCGTTCGGGTACAATCTCACCCAGAATATGTCATTAAAACGGTAATGCATGGACTGGAAGGCCCATTGGATGGAAAAACCTACCCAGCGGGTATTATGGTCGGTAACAAAGAACAATCCGATGATTGGATTGCGTCCATTGTATCCTATATTCGAACCAACTTATCCAATGAAGCAACTTTGGTATCCGCCGAGGATGTCCATAATGTTAGGACCAAAACGGAGGAGCGTAACGGGCCTTATGTATATAATGAGTTAATGACATCCGTTCCACAACTCCTGGTGCCAAGCGACGATTGGAATATTACGGCAAGCCATTCTGTACCCACACGAATTGGTGGCCGTGCCTCCCCTACCAGTGCGTTTAATTTTGAGGGATGGAGTACTGGAGGTAATCAGGAAGAGGGCATGTGGTTTCAAATAGAGTTCCCGGAAACCATGAGCATCTCTGAAATTCATTATAACTCAACACCCATATCCAGGGGTTGGCGTCCAGGATCGCCACCGCCACTTCACACCTTTCCGCGTGGCTATAGATTAGAAACCTCCATGGATGGAAGTACATGGAAGGAAATCGAAAAAGGCGAAGGAGAGCAGGCAGATGTTTCCCTGATTTTCGACCCCGTTGAGGCCAAGTTTGTTCGCATGAGCTTAACGAAAAACTTCGGTCCGCAAGAGGACCGTGAAATACCATGGTCCATGCGACAAATGAAGATTTATGGAGCATCAAAAAAACCGGTATTATGA
- a CDS encoding sulfatase family protein, producing MKHLNFKGIIFFILLLMLSCKETKVETKSKETQPPNVVLIFTDDQGYNDVGVFGASDIKTPNLDQMAKEGLKLTSFYAAQAVCSASRAGILTGCYPNRIGIHNALMPNSKLGLNPEETTLAEMLKAKGYATGIFGKWHLGDAPEFMPNNQGFDEYFGIPYSNDMWPLHPQQGPVFNFGPLELYQNEKVIDTLTDQSKLTTMITEKSVDFINNNKDKPFFLYVPHPQPHVPLFVSDSFKGKSERGLYGDVIMELDWSVGEILKALDKNGLTENTIVIFTSDNGPWLSYGNHAGSAYPLREGKGTAWEGGQREPFLIKYPGKIPANRVVNTPVMAIDILPTIAEATNTKLPEKKVDGKSAWDLFLGKTDESPQDTYFYYYRVNELFGVRYGKWKLYFPHSYRTMEGQEPGKDGIPGNYKMVDLKEVELYDLANDESETNNVANQHPDVVNTIKEMADQIRAELGDSLKGIEGMETREPGRTQ from the coding sequence ATGAAACATTTAAATTTTAAAGGAATTATCTTTTTTATCCTGCTTTTAATGCTGTCTTGCAAAGAAACCAAGGTGGAAACTAAATCGAAAGAAACCCAACCTCCCAATGTTGTTTTGATATTTACGGACGACCAAGGCTATAATGACGTAGGGGTTTTTGGGGCTAGTGATATAAAGACCCCTAACCTAGACCAAATGGCTAAAGAGGGGTTAAAATTGACAAGTTTCTATGCCGCACAAGCGGTTTGCTCCGCATCCAGGGCTGGTATACTGACCGGATGTTACCCCAATAGGATTGGCATCCATAATGCATTGATGCCCAACAGTAAGCTTGGACTTAATCCAGAGGAAACTACTTTGGCAGAAATGCTAAAAGCAAAAGGATATGCCACAGGAATTTTTGGTAAATGGCACTTGGGAGATGCCCCTGAATTTATGCCCAATAATCAGGGGTTTGATGAGTATTTTGGAATTCCTTATTCTAACGATATGTGGCCTTTACATCCTCAGCAAGGGCCGGTATTTAATTTTGGTCCCCTGGAACTTTATCAAAATGAAAAAGTAATCGACACCCTTACCGATCAATCAAAACTGACCACTATGATTACGGAAAAAAGTGTCGATTTTATTAATAATAACAAGGACAAACCATTTTTTCTATATGTTCCTCACCCACAACCCCATGTCCCTTTGTTTGTTTCCGATAGTTTCAAAGGAAAATCGGAAAGGGGATTGTATGGTGATGTTATTATGGAACTGGATTGGTCCGTTGGTGAAATTCTAAAAGCTTTGGACAAGAATGGTCTTACCGAAAACACGATTGTAATTTTTACTTCGGATAATGGCCCATGGCTCTCTTATGGAAACCATGCCGGTAGCGCATATCCTCTTCGGGAAGGTAAGGGTACCGCTTGGGAAGGGGGGCAGAGAGAACCTTTTTTGATTAAATACCCAGGAAAAATCCCTGCCAATAGGGTAGTCAATACTCCGGTAATGGCCATAGATATTTTGCCTACCATCGCTGAAGCAACGAATACTAAATTACCAGAGAAAAAGGTTGATGGTAAAAGTGCGTGGGATTTGTTTTTGGGCAAAACCGATGAAAGTCCCCAAGACACCTATTTCTATTACTACAGGGTCAATGAACTATTTGGGGTGCGTTACGGAAAATGGAAGTTGTATTTTCCACATTCTTATAGAACCATGGAAGGACAAGAACCTGGAAAAGACGGTATCCCCGGTAATTATAAAATGGTTGATCTCAAAGAAGTGGAATTATATGATTTGGCAAATGATGAAAGTGAGACCAATAATGTAGCGAATCAACATCCTGATGTGGTAAATACAATTAAAGAAATGGCAGACCAAATACGGGCAGAATTAGGTGATAGTTTGAAAGGAATTGAGGGTATGGAAACTAGAGAACCCGGGAGAACCCAATGA